GAAAATTGACGATTAAACATCCTTCAGGCTCTTGTGGGCAGCCCGTATTTGTAGCTGAGTCTTCGACAACCGGATATGGTCCTACGGAGGTTTTATCAATTCAACCTTTAGAGGGGCATACCTATTCTGAGGAGCAACTCGAGTATGTACGGTATCACGGTTTACAGGTGCATGGTGCGCTTGCATGGTATATGGAAGACTGGGCGCCAAGTGCTCATATATGCAAAGGGCACTAGATCCTGCTGTAGAATTGCGGACATAATCTTAAAAAACTGACCCTCCTTAAAAGGTTTAGCTTTATAGCGCCTTCCTGATTGCTTCGCGGGCTGTATCCATCAGCAACCGAACATCACCCTGAAAATCATCAGGCTCCAGAGCGGGAAGGACAGTCATGCGGATTGTGCTGGAAGTGTTGAATATCCATTTCCCTTTGGGTATTGCTCCGCCAGTTCCCTGAATGGCGATGGGAAGAACTGCCACCTTTTTTTTCAGTGCCAACTTGAATGCTCCGTTACGGAAAGTTCCCAGATCGCCGGTTTCGCTACGGGTACCTTCAGGGAAGAACGTTACGGACATCCCGTTGTCGATCCAGATTGACGCTTCCCGGTAAGCCTTGCGAATGCTTGAAAGGTTGGACCGTTTGAGCCGGATGTGTTTTGCCAGTGACATGCACCATCCCAGAAAAGGAACCCGGAACAGGGAATCCTTGGCTATCCATTTGAATTGCATGCGAGTCTGAAAAAGCATGGCTATGTCCGCCATGGATTGGTGGTTGGCCACCACGACGTAGGTTCGATCCTTGTCGATGTTGTCCAGACCTTCGATTGCAACGTTCCAGTAGGGGTTTATGCGGATGACTATTTCCGACCACCAGAAACATTGCGCATGCTGAATTTTACGTTTTCTGTCAAAAGGGAATGTCATTGCTCTGAGTGTCAGCATGACCAGAAAGAGCAGTATCGTAAGTAATATGGAGGATGCCCATATGATTGCTGACATGGCAATCCGTTTTGTAGCGGAGGCTATCATGATTCTTCTTTGTTAAATGATGTAAAGGTAGTCCCAGAAACCCAGCACATATGCCAGACCGCCAATCATGAAATGGGATATGCTGACACCTA
The sequence above is drawn from the Maridesulfovibrio ferrireducens genome and encodes:
- a CDS encoding 1-acyl-sn-glycerol-3-phosphate acyltransferase — translated: MIASATKRIAMSAIIWASSILLTILLFLVMLTLRAMTFPFDRKRKIQHAQCFWWSEIVIRINPYWNVAIEGLDNIDKDRTYVVVANHQSMADIAMLFQTRMQFKWIAKDSLFRVPFLGWCMSLAKHIRLKRSNLSSIRKAYREASIWIDNGMSVTFFPEGTRSETGDLGTFRNGAFKLALKKKVAVLPIAIQGTGGAIPKGKWIFNTSSTIRMTVLPALEPDDFQGDVRLLMDTAREAIRKAL